The Brachypodium distachyon strain Bd21 chromosome 4, Brachypodium_distachyon_v3.0, whole genome shotgun sequence nucleotide sequence CGACGAAggcccgcagcagcagcacgtcCTTGCCCAGCGCCTCCAGCTTGGAGTAGATCAGCGGCTCCGCCACGTTGCAGTCTGCACCTCACATAGAAATCCGCCGGCGTCAGATGCAAAATCAAGGAGAGCGGGCGGTTTTGATTTGATATTGGGATGCAGAAGAAGATGGTGGGTTGCTGTTATCTACCGGGGCACCAggtgagggaggaggagggggactCGCGGTCGGCGAGGAAGAGCAGCAGCTTCAGCttgccgtcggcggcggcggcggagagcttCTCCAGGTGGCTCTCCAAGTCGGCGACGGTCGCGTCCACCTTCTCCACCGTCATCTCTCTCTTTCCGACGGAGGGCTCTTAGCGGCAGATTGGAGCTTGGAGACGAAGGGGAAGAAGTCGAGCGGAAGGAAGAAGGCGGCTGGCTGGCCGGCTTTATGGGGCGGCGTGCCGCGATGATTTCTCCGAATTCTCCTCGAAGGACTTCAACACAGGCGTGCGTGCCGTTTACGCGACCCAGAAGGCCGGACTCCGGTTCTTTTCTCATGTGGATTTTGGGCCTCGATCCGCTGGGCCTAGCAACAGGCCCCATTGTGGCTTAACGTCGGCGCATGCGCAGGAATGGATTTGGGCTGGCTGAGCTCAAGGCTACTACCAATTTGAGCACATGCGCAGGAATGAATAGAAGCTTGCCACGatgctctcaaaaaaaaaaaaaaaacaagaagctTGCCACGAGCTCGGTTTGCAGGTTAGCTTCTCTATCTCAGCATCACCTTTTGGGTTTTATGTTGTTGATTGATTAGCCACTTTGCTGTGTTGCATTGATGCACGCATACTTTTAACTTCATCTGTAGTGAATAGATGTGCGGCAAGAACTCATATACAGTCTGCAGAAACACTTCCAACATCATTTAGCAAAATCTTGGGAGTTGTTCTGAACATACATGGACTGCCATACAGAGGATAAGGAACAGTCTGGACCATCCAGATGTTGAATGTAGAAATTGGTGTACAACTCCTGCGAAATTTAACTGTGTTCATTCTTAATTTAGTAAAGCTGCAAACCTGTGGCACACAATCTAAAACAGCTCAAGGCTAATCCTACTCCTACTTGCCTCAGTATGCTCAGAGCTGCAGAATTCCCTTGGAGATGCATCAAAAGCTCATGGGTTAAGTATGGATGGAGAGAGCACATTGACTCTAAAATTCCCGCAGATGATAGTGATTGGGACATTTCAGTGAAAAATGGGAGCATGATCGAACTAGACATTGCACGCTGCGCCATCATCTCCTCCAAAAGAGGCTTTTTAAAGGACTAGAAGCCTACGTGGCCACACATATACACTTACTCCGGTCTTCATTCAGGAGCTCGCCATTATCTTGCCTGGCAATAAGCCTTCTTTTTAGGTGGGTTGAAGATCCAACTAACACTTTGGAGTATTCCTTGTCCACATGTCTTTTGATCTGGCCAGACATGGTCTTTTGATCTGAGGCCAGACATGGTTGGCGTAGGTATGCATGTTCAATTTACCGAGTTAATAGAAAACGAACAGGCACTTGACAGAAAGCATAGAATATTAACAAAGAAAGCATACGCTAACCACAAATCACGCCGCCCGACTCCGCATAAATTTTTGCTAATTATAATAATACTCGGCGTCGACATGTGCAgattttgtttggatgtacCTTCTTGATGTGACTTTAATAAAGCTCTCTTTATCGAAAATTTACAGCGAACACTCCGTAAAGCAAGTGACCAACAAGAGACCACCATGATTGGTCCCATCCTAGCTGCATCCTGCTTAATTTCTTTGCATGCAGCAGCTGAGGCTGATGAGACGAAGGTAGGCCGTATCCCATGTGTATCACACGCCGCTTATTATAAAAGCAGCCAAGGAGCTATCTAGCTACATTGCAAACTTCTCCCAGACTTCCAGGGACCCAAAAGACCATGCTGATTGGTCGCCCCCATTAATTCCTTCCGGCTTTGACCAAAGAAAACCATGCTGGTTGGTCGCCCCCATTCCTTCCGGCTTAATTCCATTGCAAAATCATCCCTGAGATGCCCTGAGAAGATAGATAGGTTGAAAGCCTGAAAGACCAGTAGCAAGACCTGCCTGTTGTTGTTGAGGATGGGCGCTGGTCAGGtccgagctcgagctcggaGGAAcaatggcaatggcggcggcggcccgaaTTGGCTGCGGCCGGAAGAGAAGTCGCTGAATATCTATGTGCTCTGGCAGGCATATGTCCTGATGGC carries:
- the LOC100822680 gene encoding thioredoxin-like protein Clot, with product MTVEKVDATVADLESHLEKLSAAAADGKLKLLLFLADRESPSSSLTWCPDCNVAEPLIYSKLEALGKDVLLLRAFVGDKPTWRDPAHPWRADPRFALSGVPTLLRWEKGAASAGRLGDEEAQVADKVDAFLSAAAGN